The sequence CACTAATAGCAACTTTCGTGTCCAATAAACAACCATTTCAAATTACAGATGGAGGCGGAAAAGCTTAATATCAGTTGATAAAACCTTAGAGGACTATGTTACAGCATAAAGAATGCTTGGGTGCGTCAGTAATGCGCTACGTCGTCATTAAGGCTAGTACTTGAAATTAGCTTACAACAGGATTGCTACATAACTTAATTCTGAGGCAAGTAACAGTAATTCTCAAGAAAACAGGATTTATTTTCAATTTCAGACATTTTGCAATATTGTTGCCATGCTAAAATTGATACAAATAGGGTTTTCACAGACACGATCTATTCGTTTTATAATTTGCGTCTATAACATTTAAAGTACCTAGAACCAAATTCGTTACTCGCACAGAGTTGTTAGAGTAAATATTCTTCTTGCTAAAGCTTTCCTAAGTATTTATAACCTTTCTTGCTCGCGTAAGTTTCGCTTAATATTTGGTATATGTTGCAACTGCGGATATTTTGAGACTGTTGCTACGACATATGTTTGTTATTTTGCGATTTATCGTCTCTAgataaactaattaaaaaaaatagttttacctTAAAATCTATAGTTGCAACAAAATCTGTAAGGCAAAatgcatttctaaaaaattttttgataaagatatgaaaacaagttttccAAAAGTATTAACATTGCCCCTTCTTAGAACTCAACTAGTGCTAAAGATCAACAAATTCTAGGACTGAATCAGAAGCCGAAGGCAGTTGTACCTAGACAAATCATCCACAGACACTTTATAAAGAGCGACGTAGCAAATAGGCTTTCACAAATTATTGCTATGGTTGAAACTGTGATAATTTTTCTCATTAGCTATTAGTGTATATTGTGAGATAAGATTGACTCACACTAATTATACTAGAAGATAATCTTTTTTCATTAAACTTCCTTGTGTCTTGTTTGTATTTGTTTCTCGGTTGCATCCATTGAAAGGGTTATGAGTCATTCTAACACATATATCTGTTAAATCGCTGAGAACAACAGAAAAAATAGGCGCCTCATTGTGCTAGCCAACCACTATTTTCTCAAGCATGGGTGCGAACGCAGTTTTATTACACCTTGTTAGATATACCAAGTAGGTTTAAAGAGATGAAATAGAAAAGGAAAACggctaattttaatttaaagaataaatTAAAGAAGAGATTAAAGAATAACACAGCAACCTGTAAATCGGCAACGGATGGTTTCAATAGAAACTACTGAGATGTATCTCCTTCACTCTTTAAACCTCCTTGGatatacaataactcccattaACTTGAACATCCAAGGAAGGAAGAAATAAGGCCTTGTTAAGTCAAATTTAGTTGAAAAGGATAATAATTTGAACTAAAGCGATTTCATCAAGAGTCAGGACAACCTTTTACATAGAAAAAGTGCAGTTTTAGCCATAAAAGGGGCATGTGAATTGTGTATTGAATTCATCCAGTAAGGTAACATTGATATCTATGTTAGAGTTAATAAACACTGAAGATTTGCTCTTTTCAAgtaaaaatttcgaaatatcCGAAGAAATTAATCACAGGGGGACAACTTTAAGATTTACTTTAAACATATTCACCAAACGGTTAACGTAAAAAGAAGGCGTCGTTCACGGCATAGGGTGTGGTATTTATTGTTAGTTTACAAGACCAATAGGATATTTCACTCTTATAAATAAATCTCTTTAAAGCACAAAGTAAATGTGTTATAAAGTACTTTCTTGGCCACTTTTTATGATGGGAGAATAACTGAGTTTAGAAAGGTGCACGCATGCACGAGATATATCTGGTCACCAAGAATTGGCGGGTTAAAAAATATGGTAATTATTTGTTGAATATTGTAAAAACGTATGTGATATGAGTAGCATGGAAGGATCTACCAAAAACGCAACATGAAATTTACCATGTtggttatttcaccactacataGTAAACGTAATAAAAGTGAAATTTTAAACAAGGctgtaaataaaacatttttaacaaaataaaagattGTGGGGAACAATCAGAGCATTTGAAATATTtcacaaatcttttttttttctaactgTGCAAAAGGTTATAAAGATTTCTCTCATTTTAGTACCTTAATTTTGAGAAATAACCAAAAAGGTCATCAAAAAGGCAATAAATCATTTAACACTACAATAACTCCACtctaacaataaaaatttactaaaacatGAAAAGCAGAGCGAATTAGATTTTCTGTTCATCACATACGGCCCGATAAATACACGATTTAAGACAGtgttaactttaaaataatagtcTTTAATAATTCAGTTCAAGATGGGAATATTTGTGTTGCTTAACATTATAATAACATCAACTATGATGCCCGTAGAATAAcataattgaaacaataaacttttgtccCTCATAGCTTTTAAAGTTAGTTTTACGTTAGATAATCAAATCAAAACAATCAGAAACACAATCTTAGTATTTATCTCTCTAATGATACTTAATTTAATTAGCTACCTTGTTTTTTGTAACTTTGTTAGAATCTTAATTAAATTACTTCTGTCTAATCTTACATTGCATTTGAAGCTGATTTGCTGTGTCATGTTGTCTTTTGTTGAACTCTGCTCAACGAAGCACTTTTGGACAGATGTTTTGATTCTTATAGCTATAATTGTTTGGTCGTGGGTGAAAATAATGGAACTGATAATATCTAAGTGGTTTGGCTACCTTGATTTTTCTTCTCCTAACAACCTAATGCTATAAAAGGAGACAGTTTTAACTTAAAAGGCACACAAGGAATTCATcaggcattttaagaaaaaagataGAATTTCAAGAATAAAAGTTCATACATTAAAGGTAGCCTTTAAGAATTCCTCTATGTTTACTTTAATTCTTACTTTAAGATATTGTCATATTTATTGAATAATTTTAGCAAAATTTGAAGAGAAAGTGAAACGTACGGTAGCATATCTTGTCATCAATCATCATGTTGAACGGGAATTTCTACATCAGCGCTATCTTGTTAGTTTTGGCAACAGGTATTGAAATGTTCACTTTGATATCTGATGAATGATTTTGTGGTAATTGAGAAATCACTATTTTTTTGATAGCAGTACAATCTACAACACCAATTACTGCTTCTTCCGATGTATCATGATAATTTCATGGTAATATTTCATGGCAATTATCCAATAATTTTTACGCTTTTCCTTGCAGTGGTATATTCACAAAGCGTGGCTACAACAGTTGCACCAACTACAACTCCAGCTCCTCTCAACTGCACTAATATTCCCAATGTTCCAACTCATCCAGAAGATGCGACAGTCAATACGTTGATTACTTCAGCTAACGACAACATCAAAGTGTGCAACCAGATTATTCCGTGTAAGTGTATACTGTAATATGCCTTTGAAATGAATACCCTCTCAATAATATAATACATACTGTTTTAATGACATACAGTTAACTTCCGGTAACTCGAACCTGCAGGAAAATAGTTTGACTTAAGTCATGTTTGAGATAAACGAAGCTGCCTTTTAGTCAAATTTGAGAACAATGGGTCGAGTTAAGAAATGTTCCAGTTGTCTGAAGTTTGAGTTAATGGGCGTTTTTTGCAACAAAGGTATTAACGAAAGTTTAAGGGACCCAAGGAAATGATTCGAGATAaagaaagttcgagttatccgatGTTCGAGCTACCAGAAGCTAACTGTAGTTAATATAATTGAAAttgaataaaagtaaaaaaataatcattaaattataaaaaaatatttcaaataggCACATTGTTTAATTTTGTCGCAATCTTAGTCTGACACATTGCTTTCCATTTTAGTGTTGAATGCATTTATTGCCAACCTGAAAGTACCAGGAGTGTGTAGCCAACTGGACGAAATCGTGAACATACTGCAAAAGTTAGACGCCAGAATTAAAATCATTAACAGAAGACTTGACTGTGGACTTGTCATAAGCGTACAAGAAGCAAGAAATTTGAAGCAGATGTTGCACAATGATCAAATTTCTAAGAGGGTATTAAATGGAATTAAGATGCGGTTAACAGATGTTAAACAACGCCTTCAAGCAATTGTATGAACAATGTTTAGGAAGGAAAATTACTCACAATGTAATATTGCGTACAGTAGAATAATAACCACTTTGCTTTTGTAGTTTATTGACACAAATAAATATGAATTTGTTATTCCTGACAAACTTTCATGTTGCACTGAGGTCCCGAATTGCAGGGGGGGTGGGGGAATATATGTATAATAAGCTGGGGgaacaaaaactttcaaaaaaaacattcgaaaataGACATAAGCATGttcgtttaaaaaaatattcaaaaaacaaaGCTTTCTTGCTCGCTGAAGTTAATTTGCATTGTCACTAAAAGTAAACGGGGGTTCTAATACCAGCAGGGGTGGGGAGGGGGCGAAAAATTTCCCCGGAAAAAAAAATAAGCGCTGTGGGATTGGTAATCGCGACCTTATAGCAagtagtaatattggaaaaaataaaaacgttttcagaAACATCAATCATCAATCTGTGCATTGTTACATAACTACaaacgaaaaaattttttttgctacttGGAAGAGTCAGAAAATTCACTTTGAAAGTATGCCAGCGATGCAATTTGCGTTAAATGTTCATgggaatttttgattttttttgcccTGTCTTATCCTAAATCTTatataaaatcaaaaatcatCAATTCCAGTAAAATTACAAGTCTACGTTTTTGAGATCGTACATAGAACAATTCAGTTTAAAGTGCTTGCTATTCTCTGACAAatctaaattaatttttcacctaaATTATTCTAACAAAACAGAGCGCAACGTCATGTGTTATCCAGTGCCATATAGATAAAAAGTAACTATTTAAAACTGTAAGAGAATTATCTGAAACTATAACAACTATAACCACAGGGAAGAACAACCCTCGTCGCTTGaataattgtacaaattttttttcagaagatTCTGCAAGCGATCTATTGCTAGGATATTTTGCTCATTTTAGCCTTCCTTGCTCGCATGTGGTTGAATTCCTTGCAATATTTGCGATATGGGATGTTTCAAACGATAAGTTTATTACGCcttcagttaaaaaattaagtgaaTCATtccatgtttgttttgattgGCTGTCACAAATAAGGTTGGAAGCTTCAATAAAATACTAAAGGTCAGTaatcatataaaaaatgtaaaaaattaataccGTCAGACACAAATATGACTAGTAAGTGTACGGTGCCTGTGTGGTTATAGTATTCCTCACCTTGTGTGGGAGTCCTTGCCACGCTTGCAGATTTGATAGCCCTGAAACGACTTCAGTTCTCCCATCGTAATAATTTAATAGATTGTGCAATACTTCTCAACCAGCTCATCGTTACCAAAGCACCAATggtttgcaacattttttgaaataagCTCGTTGTTCCTTTTCTATTTAAAAgttgagaaaaaatattttttgcttgcTCTGTTGTGCGTTAACACATTCCTTATTAAATAATCAAAATCTACATACAATGTGGCAAAGCAATTCGCAGCGGACCTTGATGAGTACATGTGCAAATTTCGTCGAGATTCTCCATCGTGGAAGGGATCTTCGGACGTTTTAGTgaataacaaaaaagtaaatttacgGCTAcctggaaaaaaattgaaattcataTTTATGATATCTTGTAGACAATTTAATTTGATATCTAATAAATAATAACTGAACCATTGCAGTATCcttaatttttattgatattttgaCTGCAGAAATTTGAAAGAGGAGGGAGTACTGGCGTGAAATAGATGCGCatattttttgatgttttttctcGCAAGCGTCTTCGGTGCAGTGTTATTTATACTGTGTAGGTTCTAGGAACAACAAGATTCACCTGGCATTTAAGTCCTGTTAACACAGGACTTAAATGCCAGGTGAAAATCTTTCGCGAAAAGGCACGATCTGATGTAACGTTTCTGAGATTTGcgacaaaaaaaactttgttaaagTATTCTAAAGGTAAGATTCCAAATTTCATTGGGCTACCTTTGAATCTTTACTCGAAACCAATTCTAATTTTTACGATGAATATTTAATAAACACTGAAAAAATGCCTATCGGTTTCGTGTATCGGTTTCTGCAAAGCAACCTTTTTGGAATTAGACAATAGTGCAACTTCACATAGCAGATCTGGATGTATAATAATTAAGTTTAAAGTTAGATCGAGATGAATAGTTTTACATTCAATTATACTTCAATGCCAATGATGTAACCAAGTCTTTTCTATTTAGAGGCTCTCTTCTATGGAACTCATAAAGCGATGATGTGAAAACATTGTCTGATTAAAATTCCTTAAAAGGTAAACTTAAGTTACTTTCCCTCACTGAACTATATACGTGTGATTTACATAACACTGCTATTTTGTCGACAATAATTTAAGTTTGTTGTATATTTTTTGGCAGTTGGTACAAAATTAGTCATTGAACTATGTAAGTCGaccttaaaataaataaaattaataataaaatatcaaTGTCGTATTTTTACAAAGAATTGCTACTATATTCTTTGAGTTGTGTCTTTCCACGGTGTCAATATGGGTAGAGCTTTTATGCCTGCCCATGTTGTCCGATAAGATTTAGGACAATTATAGTAGAAGCTATCTGCCCATGTTTTCTAAAAAGTCCCAGAAATCATGGCGATATTTTCCGAGAAAATTGAGGACAATGTGGGCGGGACCTTTATGCTAGCCCTTATTGTCCAATAAGGTTTAGGTCAATGTTTGTAGGAGATATCTGCCCATGTTGTTTATAACGTCTCAGACATCATGGGTAGAGGTTGTATCGTGCAGATGCCGTCTGAGAAGGTTTAGATGAGGTTGTGAGTTGCGTTACGTTGTAAATTTTATTCAAAGATCTCATTGAGAGTCTTACAGTCTGCATAAACACAACATATTGTTTCTGAAAATTAACTATAAGGGCTGTAACAATTTCCGCAATGAAAGCAATATAACATAACACAAGCAAAGATACGTCATGAGATGTTGTGTTAGAAAAATCTATCATGGCTTGAACTAAATTTGGCGTTTGAAGAGAAACTTCGTTAGTTTTGCTTTATTTACAGCTTAAAAaagattaataaataaaaacctAAAACGCCATAGAAATTAATAAAGCTTTTATTACTAAAGCTATTTCTTACGCTGACATAAAAAAGGCTGGGAAAGAAGCTGCTAAAATTAAATGTTGCTGAATGATGTACAATTTAATCAACCCTCCCACCAAGTCCATTTTTGCGAGCGGTAATATATGTCATGGTGACGCTAATAAATCTGCGTTGGAGAGCGCATTTCAAAACATTGAAagtgaaacaaacaaatattttttacataatataaaaagtaaAGATTTTAAGGGTCAAGTGTTAAAACAAAGTGACTAATGTAGAGagataaattcttttaaaattgtttaaaaattttaacacaTAAAAGAGTTTGTGAAGAATTAAAACCAGGTTAAAAGCATAAAATTATTAGTTGAAATACAAAAATTGGAAGTTTAAAATTATGAGTCTGTGTTTATCGGAAGTTGCAAGAAGGGCTTGAAAAATACGATTTTGAAATCAAACAGTTTTTATTGGCAGGAGGCGCGAAAATTGAATTATCCCATAAAATTGTATTTTGCATATCCCAACAATATGGGTCGTGTGGACAACATAGGTCGGAAAAGTGCTTATGAATTTGCTGTAAATTGTAACAAGGGGCAAGGGGAGCGGGGGTTATGCAACATCCACCTGCCATTAGCGTATCTAAATTCCAACTCATTGAATAATACAAGTCTTTAACGAATCTCAATTTTATAAATCTCAAAATCTCATGGAGTTGATAACGTCATCGCAAAAATGCTGATACCAACAATTTCTTAATCAAATGGAACTTAAAACCTTGGAAACAGCTGTGGTAAAGTGTAAAATTACAAGAGAGAGAAACAGGGAAATAGCCCCCATTCTCACCCAGCATTCAGGAACTTCCGAAAGTCCCAAAAGGAATGAAGTTAGACTCAACGTGCTAAGAATGGCCTTATAGTCACCGCAACATTGGTGGGAGGGGAGTAAACTAGAGGGAGGGGGGGGTATACTAAAACATCATGCTACATCGTGTGCGATATGTAAATATTGCCATGTTTTTAAATAACGATTTctatttattaaattatcttCTATAACATCTCATGTTTGAGAGTATGAGATCGTATTTTAGTTTCCagaacaataataaataatgtattttttgttttatgaaaCTCAATACAAATGataataaagaattttttttctcaagatAGACCTAAAGTACAAACATCTATTAAGGAACAAAAATGCTCTTTAATTATTCAGCACTGTTAATACGTCGGCCGTTTATGTGGGTGCCTTTGCGTGTTCATGTTGTAGCGTCTGCCATGAGTTTTGAATACAAAACTCTAATACTCCATTCAACAGAGTCTCTCGACTTAACATACTTAATTAACCTTAATGACGTAAGTTTTCAAGACTGAATTTAGTGAGTgttaaatgtaaaaacaaattatttaactGTATAATCAACGGTATGGTTTAAAATAGAGACTTCGCCCCTCGACCTGAATCTTGTTTAATTCTTACTTAAACGACTGAGGGAGTGAAAAAGGAGGAGCGTGGAATTTGTTGTGCATAATTGAcaattatttaataatttttacccGGTTTTCGCAGTACACTCTTTTTAGCTCAGATACTCTATATATCAAAATAGAATATGTTTTtctatttctgtttttttatctttttcctCGAACTTTATCTCTCTTGAACAACTTTCGAGGTCTCACGCAAGTTCTTAATATAGAGAGAGTTCACCCTCGTCTCCAGGTCCTCTTTTCTCTTGCAATTTCGACATCGGTGACTGTAATTAAGGCATGAGAACGAGGTTGCGAGTTTCTTTATGAAATTTTACACAAACGTTTTCATGCCTTGAAATTGATTACCTGGGATATATGTATCTATAAATATGTTCCAGTGTTTTGTTAAGTTCCTTATTTTCTTTAAGCAAGGTCTGTTTAGAAcagacaataaaaaattatcattttcacataacaaaataaatccaaaatgtgaacTGAAAACCTTGGTGTCCCCTGTATCTTCTTTTTTTGAAGAATTTTGGTTCTTAACGTATTAAAAAGAGGCGGAACTTGGTTTGGTAGCAACTCATAGTCGGTAAAAAATTAAACCAGTAAAAACGGTTAGTTAGTAAAAAACGAATTCGATTAGATTACCACGGTTAAAATGGTTCGtcgatagtaaaaaaataaagtcgCTAAAAATGGTAAGTCGTCGGTAACAAataaaagtcggtaaaaatggTTAGTCGTCATTAAATAAAGTCGGAAAAATGGTTAGTCGTCATTAAATAAAGTCGGAAAAATGGTTAGCCGTCATAAATTAAACTCGGTAAAAATCGTTAGTCGTCATATATGTCGTCAAAAGTATTTGTTCAATTTTTACCAAGGCAATGTAGACAAATAGCTAGCATTTGCATAAGTTTGCAGTAAAGTTTCGCCTATACTTTTAcgtgttaaaaaaagttaattttacatTTCATGCAAAATTAATGGAAAACACCGCacgaaaataatattattattaatataccgcacgaaaataatattattattaatataccgcacgaaaataatattatttttaacatgtttaaACACACGTCGATGAATGTGGCTAACCAAATTCGTGAAATCTTAATATAACGCACTTTCTAACGATTTTCGTTACACGAAACTAAATTCCAATCGCTTAAAAACTATCGCCTAAAACAATGATAACACGAAATTTGAGTCCTTAAAACCAAGAAtgatatattataatacccgtatacgtctgtctgtcgcgcaaaatggtaccacaagtaGCAAAACGGGCGAATCCGTGGATTTTGCCACGGGTCTCTGACTAGTGTTATGAAAGACACCTCTCCATGATTAAAAAGATGCaggaaagaaaattatttttatattctatTTTAAAGTTGTAGGTTTTGTTAACTTTTCTGTTCTGTGCAACCCGCGgaacaacctcgatcccagggcctgtagcgtatTTTAATCCTTTTATCAAAAAAGCTACTGGCCCTGGCATTGAGGTTGCCAGGAGTACTTtccttatattttatttttgcggTATGtttgctaaaaagaaaaaaaaataagcaaacaTTTAGGTCCAAGATCATTTAGCAACTTTAGGCCCAAAAATTGTTAGCTGAAAATAAGTATATTCAGAGCTGATGAAAATTTATATGCAACGACATGATTGGTTACTTTTTAATGTGTGTTTTGAAAAACACTGCCCATTGGATAGATTTTTAGTTGCGAATGGTAACCCTAATGACGTCGGTTGTggctgttttgaaaaaaatgaattttatgtAAGTTATCCTAGATCAGTTTTGTTCCACTTCGCATCAGTCTGTGACTCAAAAGAAAAATGGCTTTCAAAGTTTTTACTTTAATCTTATTGCTTTTTGCTATCAAATACATTCTCACAGAAGATAAACTTTACCTCATACACAGCGTTAAtgacatcaaaaatggaaagatCATAAAGCATTCGAAAGGATTCACAAGAACAACTTGTTTGTTAAAATGCCGAAACAATCAAGATTGTGACACGGCATATTTCAAATCAGATCAGGGTAATAACGCAATTGGAGAGTGTTGGTTTGTCCAAGAAGGTGGTGAAGATGAGTTGCAGCTACCAGAAACATCAGGAGAAGTTGAAAGTTTCAAGGTAAAAGAGAAATGTTATATTAATGTGATTAATCTAAAAATGTTCAAGTTAAAAAACCTGTACTTTAACTTTGTTTTACCACAGGTTTTTGCTTTTgtaaatttaatataaaaaaccgAACATCCGACGGATTTTTGACGACGGCGACACGAGATCGCAGTCGGTTTGAAATCAAGCACAAAGGTGCAAATTTGGGGAGTTTCTGTTTAAACATGGGCTTGGGTACTAAGTGGGTTAacattaataattatttttaacttatttttattatttttcccaTTAATAACAAATCGTCACTGAACAAAAA is a genomic window of Hydractinia symbiolongicarpus strain clone_291-10 chromosome 14, HSymV2.1, whole genome shotgun sequence containing:
- the LOC130625883 gene encoding uncharacterized protein LOC130625883 isoform X2, whose amino-acid sequence is MLNGNFYISAILLVLATVVYSQSVATTVAPTTTPAPLNCTNIPNVPTHPEDATVNTLITSANDNIKVCNQIIPLLNAFIANLKVPGVCSQLDEIVNILQKLDARIKIINRRLDCGLVISVQEARNLKQMLHNDQISKRVLNGIKMRLTDVKQRLQAIV
- the LOC130625883 gene encoding uncharacterized protein LOC130625883 isoform X1 — protein: MYHDNFMVIFHGNYPIIFTLFLAVVYSQSVATTVAPTTTPAPLNCTNIPNVPTHPEDATVNTLITSANDNIKVCNQIIPLLNAFIANLKVPGVCSQLDEIVNILQKLDARIKIINRRLDCGLVISVQEARNLKQMLHNDQISKRVLNGIKMRLTDVKQRLQAIV